The proteins below come from a single Xyrauchen texanus isolate HMW12.3.18 chromosome 3, RBS_HiC_50CHRs, whole genome shotgun sequence genomic window:
- the tcima gene encoding transcriptional and immune response regulator a yields MSTNAYSESRRVCPSIHGSRFDTASRKRAVANIFENVNQDALMRLFQKTGDMKAEERVRSIFSFAQDPEETAKALMALKQRKKDKFLQIVGMVRHFLKMR; encoded by the coding sequence ATGTCGACCAATGCGTACTCAGAATCTCGTCGGGTCTGCCCTTCGATCCACGGCAGCAGGTTTGACACGGCGAGCCGCAAACGGGCTGTGGCGAATATCTTCGAGAACGTCAACCAGGACGCGCTCATGAGGCTTTTCCAGAAAACGGGAGACATGAAAGCCGAAGAGAGAGTGAGGAGCATCTTCTCCTTTGCGCAAGATCCAGAAGAGACGGCCAAAGCATTGATGGCCCTCAAGCAGAGAAAGAAGGACAAATTCCTGCAGATTGTGGGAATGGTTCGGCACTTTCTGAAAATGCGCTGA